A part of Ignavibacteriales bacterium genomic DNA contains:
- a CDS encoding BatA and WFA domain-containing protein, protein MEFLNPAFLFGLAAASIPVIIHLLNLKKLQKIEFSTLAFLKELQKSKLRRIKIKQWLLLALRVLIILLLVMAFSRPTLKGVAIGGTTSAAKTSVVFIIDNTISMSAVDEKGSLLNQVKTAALKLANLLQQGDDAAIIFVSDDNPDNIFSTSNVEELKKKIEQTKSSDKRGNFQKAILNAGDILKRSNNFNKEIYILSDFQSNMIADATSMGDLKNLFDEKIRIYTINYSGKNFSNISVDKIESSSQIFEKDKSVIFSAQLTNHSNNNTENNVVSLFINGERNAQKSFSVESGKSIQINIESTIKNTGFVEVQARLEDDDINGDNNRYLNIYVPDKIPVIIFSEEKSDAKFINLALNASNGGNLQVDEASLNQIQSYDLKKYSSVILIGTPVESSLQKLKQYLENGGGILIFPSSKEDLNSFKNICSYFNLAKQVSVSGKINSDNKFFVFDKIELRHPLLQNIFEDETKKQFESPEIYLHYKLLADERAKKIIRLNDGSDFLSEYKAGRGKIILCSASPVLSWSSFPLKSIFVPLMNKSVFYLSAKDREINNYLAGDELLISNNIIISPNIKIVRPDSQEEFIKTNSQNQNGVFNYSKTETAGNYKIYSGEKLVEEFSVNVNPLESETRYENDSEIQEYFEKINFKGTLKNIPKDKNPVSLVLQSRYGSELWKYFLIAALLIAFVEMLLARNTKKDIAEN, encoded by the coding sequence ATGGAATTTCTTAATCCTGCTTTTTTATTTGGACTTGCAGCGGCTTCTATTCCTGTAATCATTCATTTATTGAATCTGAAAAAATTACAAAAAATAGAATTCAGTACACTTGCATTTCTTAAAGAACTTCAGAAAAGCAAGCTTCGAAGAATTAAAATAAAACAATGGCTTCTCTTAGCTCTGCGTGTACTGATCATACTTTTATTGGTTATGGCTTTTTCAAGACCGACTTTAAAGGGGGTTGCTATCGGCGGCACAACCTCCGCTGCAAAAACTTCCGTCGTTTTTATTATTGACAATACAATAAGTATGTCTGCGGTAGATGAAAAGGGCTCTTTATTAAATCAAGTAAAAACAGCGGCGTTAAAACTTGCAAACCTGCTTCAGCAAGGCGATGATGCCGCAATTATTTTTGTCAGTGATGATAATCCTGATAATATTTTTAGCACTTCAAATGTTGAAGAGTTAAAAAAGAAGATTGAACAAACTAAAAGCAGTGATAAAAGAGGAAACTTTCAAAAAGCAATTTTAAATGCCGGGGATATTCTTAAGCGGTCTAATAATTTTAATAAGGAGATTTATATACTTTCGGATTTTCAAAGTAATATGATTGCAGATGCAACTTCGATGGGCGATCTCAAAAATCTATTTGATGAAAAAATTCGTATTTACACAATTAATTATTCCGGTAAAAATTTTTCAAATATCTCGGTTGACAAAATTGAAAGCAGCTCTCAGATTTTTGAAAAAGATAAATCTGTAATTTTTTCAGCTCAACTTACAAATCACTCAAACAATAATACTGAAAACAATGTGGTCTCTCTTTTCATTAACGGAGAAAGGAATGCTCAAAAAAGTTTTAGTGTTGAATCAGGTAAGTCAATACAAATAAATATTGAATCAACAATCAAAAATACTGGATTCGTTGAAGTACAAGCGCGGCTTGAAGATGATGATATTAACGGTGATAACAATAGGTACCTAAATATTTACGTACCGGATAAAATTCCTGTAATAATATTTTCTGAAGAAAAAAGTGACGCTAAATTTATCAACCTTGCTCTTAATGCTTCTAACGGCGGCAACTTACAAGTTGATGAAGCTTCGCTGAATCAAATTCAATCTTACGATTTGAAAAAATATTCTTCTGTCATTTTAATTGGAACACCAGTTGAATCAAGTCTGCAAAAATTAAAACAATATCTCGAAAATGGAGGTGGGATATTAATCTTTCCTTCATCAAAAGAAGACTTAAATTCTTTCAAAAATATTTGTTCATATTTTAATTTGGCAAAACAAGTATCCGTTTCGGGTAAAATTAATTCGGATAATAAATTTTTTGTATTTGATAAAATTGAACTGCGGCATCCTTTGCTTCAAAATATTTTTGAGGACGAAACTAAAAAGCAGTTTGAATCACCGGAAATTTATCTTCATTATAAATTATTAGCAGATGAGCGGGCGAAAAAGATAATACGATTAAATGATGGCTCCGATTTTTTGAGTGAATATAAAGCAGGCAGGGGAAAAATAATTCTTTGCAGTGCATCACCGGTTTTAAGCTGGAGCAGTTTTCCGTTAAAAAGTATTTTTGTTCCTTTGATGAATAAATCAGTCTTTTATCTTTCTGCAAAAGACAGAGAGATAAATAATTATTTAGCCGGCGATGAGTTATTAATCTCAAACAATATTATCATTTCTCCTAATATAAAAATTGTAAGACCTGATTCTCAGGAGGAATTCATTAAAACCAATTCACAAAATCAAAACGGTGTTTTCAATTATTCCAAAACTGAAACGGCGGGTAATTATAAAATATATTCGGGAGAAAAATTAGTTGAAGAATTCTCGGTGAACGTAAACCCGCTTGAGTCTGAAACCAGGTATGAGAATGATTCCGAAATTCAGGAATATTTTGAAAAGATAAATTTTAAAGGCACGTTAAAAAATATTCCGAAAGATAAAAATCCTGTTTCGCTTGTGCTTCAATCAAGATACGGTTCGGAATTGTGGAAATATTTTTTAATTGCAGCACTTCTAATCGCATTCGTTGAAATGTTATTAGCGAGAAATACAAAAAAAGACATAGCGGAGAATTGA
- a CDS encoding MarR family transcriptional regulator → MGEVIKKRLKQQKFESYEQEAMLNLIISSFWLRSKIDSICQEFEITVSQYNVLRILRGIYPDGYPRCEIISRMLEPSPDVTRLIDKLISARFVERFSSNEDRRHSISRITKKGLALLDTMKPKMDEFEKFIRNLMPTEEFKKLSELCEKIYGVDL, encoded by the coding sequence ATGGGCGAAGTAATAAAAAAAAGATTGAAACAGCAGAAGTTCGAGAGCTATGAACAGGAAGCAATGCTTAACCTGATCATTTCGAGCTTTTGGTTAAGATCTAAAATTGATTCAATCTGCCAGGAGTTTGAGATAACAGTCTCGCAGTATAATGTTCTCAGAATCCTTCGCGGAATTTATCCCGATGGATACCCGCGTTGTGAAATAATCAGCCGCATGCTTGAGCCATCACCTGATGTTACAAGGCTAATTGATAAATTAATTTCTGCGCGCTTTGTCGAAAGATTCAGTTCTAATGAAGATCGCAGACACTCAATTTCGCGAATTACTAAAAAAGGATTGGCTCTGTTAGATACTATGAAACCCAAAATGGATGAGTTTGAAAAATTTATTAGGAATTTAATGCCAACTGAAGAGTTCAAGAAATTATCCGAACTTTGTGAAAAAATCTACGGCGTAGATTTGTAG
- a CDS encoding DoxX family protein codes for MSQNKFLFWFFNTNEDKLAVFLRIVVGVVIFPHGAQKLLGWFGGYGFDGTMGFFTQTLGIPYLFALLAIIAEFFGGLGLITGLLTRLSAFGVASVMFVAVMLNHIPVGFFMNWSGQQQGEGFEYHILMIALTIAVIVKGAGSFSLDKFILQKFSKQ; via the coding sequence ATGTCTCAAAACAAATTTCTGTTCTGGTTCTTTAATACTAATGAAGATAAACTTGCTGTATTCTTGCGAATTGTAGTCGGAGTTGTAATATTTCCTCACGGTGCTCAAAAGTTACTCGGCTGGTTTGGCGGCTACGGTTTTGATGGAACAATGGGATTCTTCACACAAACGTTAGGCATTCCATATCTGTTTGCGCTGCTTGCAATCATTGCTGAGTTTTTCGGCGGACTCGGTCTTATAACAGGATTGCTGACAAGACTTTCTGCTTTTGGTGTTGCGTCGGTAATGTTCGTTGCAGTAATGCTTAATCATATTCCTGTTGGCTTCTTCATGAACTGGAGCGGACAGCAGCAAGGAGAGGGTTTTGAATATCATATTCTGATGATTGCTTTGACAATTGCTGTTATAGTTAAAGGCGCAGGTTCATTTTCACTCGATAAATTCATCTTACAAAAATTTTCTAAACAATAA
- a CDS encoding nuclear transport factor 2 family protein: MSLKENVQELIKMILEGRTMEAFEKFYDENVIMQENNMPPTIGKEANRKRELEAVSSITEFKSAEVKAVAIGDDVTMLEWFMHFIHKQYGEIKSSQVAVQRWKNDKIISERFYYGS, translated from the coding sequence ATGTCACTAAAAGAAAATGTTCAAGAATTAATTAAAATGATTCTCGAAGGCAGAACGATGGAAGCTTTCGAAAAATTTTATGACGAAAATGTTATAATGCAAGAAAACAATATGCCCCCAACAATTGGCAAAGAAGCTAACAGAAAAAGAGAATTAGAGGCGGTCAGCAGCATTACTGAATTTAAGAGTGCTGAAGTTAAAGCAGTTGCGATTGGAGATGATGTCACAATGCTTGAATGGTTCATGCACTTCATACATAAACAATACGGAGAAATAAAAAGCAGTCAGGTTGCAGTTCAAAGATGGAAGAACGATAAAATTATCAGCGAAAGATTTTATTACGGCAGCTAA
- a CDS encoding T9SS type A sorting domain-containing protein — MGQRIVLTILLLSIPIVAQNTYNVQPGVKNNQIVLQLSNVSTTESAEISSFLNPSRGGTLEYIRFVNNKEQVVSLKPGEEKDIVFTFDVNYNIGKTEADTVEFILTDNKSVFQTRQFILRYAAPTEYKLEQNYPNPFNPTTKIRFTIPASPKSSPKEGTFENVTLKVYDILGNEVTTLTNEQKEPGYYEVDFNASNFASGVYLYRLQSGDYISMKKMLLLK; from the coding sequence ATGGGACAAAGAATAGTATTAACAATATTGCTTCTATCAATACCGATAGTGGCACAAAATACTTATAATGTTCAACCAGGTGTTAAGAACAATCAGATAGTACTGCAACTCTCAAATGTATCCACAACAGAATCTGCAGAGATAAGCAGCTTTCTCAACCCTTCCAGAGGAGGGACTTTGGAGTATATAAGATTTGTGAACAACAAAGAACAAGTTGTATCTCTAAAACCGGGGGAAGAAAAAGATATTGTTTTTACTTTTGATGTGAATTATAACATCGGTAAAACAGAAGCAGATACGGTTGAGTTTATTTTAACAGACAACAAAAGTGTTTTTCAAACCAGGCAATTTATTTTAAGATATGCAGCACCAACAGAATATAAGTTAGAACAGAATTATCCAAACCCATTTAATCCAACAACAAAAATTCGCTTCACAATTCCAGCCTCACCTAAATCCTCTCCAAAGGAGGGGACTTTTGAGAATGTCACACTTAAGGTTTACGACATTCTTGGCAACGAAGTAACGACTTTAACTAACGAGCAAAAAGAACCTGGTTATTATGAAGTTGATTTTAATGCAAGCAACTTTGCAAGCGGAGTGTATTTGTACCGCTTACAATCCGGAGATTATATTTCAATGAAGAAGATGTTACTATTGAAGTAA
- the serS gene encoding serine--tRNA ligase — protein MLDIKLIRENPDNVKQGIANKNEKNRIDELLELDKQRRDIIAHADELKSKRNSVSQQVGQMKKSGQDATEIIAEMKRVGDEIAEYDAKLRTIEEEIDTILRFIPNLPHSSVPVGKSAEENVEVRRWLPEGFKFEHDFKPMDHVELGKKLNILDFERGAKISGSGFPVYKGKGATLERSLINFMLDYHLQNHNYSEIFPPFLVNKESLRGTGQLPKMEEDMYTIEKDGLYAIPTAEVPITNIHRDEILNEKDLPIKYVGYSACFRREAGSYGKDSKGFLRVHQFNKVEMVKFVKPETSYDELELLVKDAEDILQALNIPYRILMLCSGDLSFSAAKCYDIETWSPAENKWLEASSCSNFEDFQARRASIRFRNEQTKKPEFVHTLNGSGLATSRLMVSLLETYQTPEGKIVVPKVLHKYTGFNVID, from the coding sequence ATGTTAGATATAAAACTTATTCGTGAAAATCCAGACAATGTAAAGCAAGGAATTGCAAACAAGAATGAGAAGAATCGTATCGATGAACTTCTTGAGCTTGATAAACAACGCAGAGATATTATTGCTCACGCTGATGAATTGAAATCAAAACGTAATTCAGTTTCTCAGCAAGTTGGACAAATGAAAAAATCCGGACAGGATGCCACAGAAATTATTGCCGAGATGAAAAGAGTTGGTGATGAAATTGCCGAGTATGATGCAAAGTTAAGAACCATCGAAGAAGAGATTGATACAATTTTACGATTCATCCCAAATCTTCCTCACTCTTCTGTTCCGGTTGGAAAATCTGCCGAAGAAAATGTTGAAGTACGACGCTGGCTGCCAGAAGGATTTAAATTTGAACATGATTTTAAACCGATGGATCATGTTGAACTTGGAAAGAAACTTAATATCCTGGATTTTGAACGCGGTGCAAAAATAAGCGGTTCCGGTTTTCCTGTTTACAAAGGTAAAGGTGCAACACTTGAACGTTCGCTGATCAACTTTATGCTTGATTATCATTTACAGAATCATAACTACTCAGAAATTTTTCCACCGTTTCTTGTGAACAAAGAATCATTACGTGGAACAGGTCAGCTTCCAAAGATGGAAGAAGATATGTACACGATTGAAAAAGATGGATTGTATGCAATTCCAACTGCGGAAGTGCCGATTACAAATATTCATCGTGATGAAATTCTTAATGAAAAAGATTTGCCAATAAAATATGTCGGCTACTCAGCTTGTTTTAGAAGAGAAGCCGGATCTTACGGAAAAGACTCAAAGGGATTTTTACGTGTACATCAATTCAACAAAGTTGAAATGGTAAAATTCGTAAAACCGGAAACTTCTTATGACGAGCTTGAATTATTGGTTAAGGATGCTGAAGATATTTTACAAGCGTTAAATATTCCTTACAGAATTTTAATGTTGTGCTCCGGTGATTTAAGTTTTTCAGCAGCAAAATGTTATGATATTGAAACATGGTCGCCTGCAGAAAACAAATGGTTAGAAGCATCATCGTGCAGCAACTTTGAAGATTTTCAAGCTCGGCGTGCAAGCATTCGTTTTAGAAACGAACAAACTAAAAAACCTGAGTTCGTTCACACGCTTAATGGCAGCGGTTTAGCAACAAGCAGATTGATGGTTTCTCTTTTGGAAACTTATCAAACTCCTGAAGGAAAAATTGTTGTACCAAAAGTTTTGCATAAATACACCGGGTTTAATGTTATTGATTAG
- a CDS encoding ABC transporter ATP-binding protein — protein sequence MKNLLTLKKYFIRYKTKLFWGMLFILISNAGTVYLPILLKDAINDLRNNVSNQQLLKYALLIVGTSIVAGIFRYLIRQTIIVVSREIEYDLRGDFWAHIQKLPLRYFQNNSTGNIMSHATNDINAVRMFIGPAVMYSIDTIIRLIIVVAIMVSINFSLTIYSLLPLPILSYGVYRIGKLIHEKYTRIQENFSELTTRAQENFSGIRIIKSYVREENEIKRWNELSKEYLRKNMNLVRIQALIMPILYMITGISIIVVIWIGGGKVISGEMNLGDITAFIIYLGILIWPVIAFGWVMNIIQQGEASMKRLNKILNEPYEIQDLLSADITVKDLKGEIEFRNVSFKYSEALPDILKNIYLKIPVGSTLAIVGHTGSGKTSLINLIPRLYDVTSGNIFIDGKDIRNIPLDVLRTNVAVVQQESFLFSDSVYGNIAYGLREVDKQKVEEVSRIANFNKDVESFPKGYETIVGERGITFSGGQKQRASLARALAVDPKILILDDSFSAVDTHTEEEILKNLKEFMKDRTSIIISHRISTVKDADNIVVLADGKIVEQGTHDELVELNGLYADLHYKQLLEKELEELN from the coding sequence ATGAAAAACCTTTTAACGCTAAAAAAATATTTTATTAGATATAAAACCAAATTGTTTTGGGGAATGCTTTTCATTCTTATCTCTAATGCTGGCACAGTTTATTTGCCAATCTTATTGAAAGATGCTATAAATGATTTACGTAATAATGTAAGCAATCAACAATTACTAAAGTACGCGCTTTTAATTGTTGGTACTTCAATCGTTGCGGGAATTTTCAGATACTTAATACGTCAGACAATCATCGTAGTATCACGAGAAATTGAGTATGATTTGCGTGGTGATTTTTGGGCACACATTCAAAAACTTCCACTGAGATATTTCCAGAATAACTCAACGGGCAATATAATGTCTCACGCCACCAATGATATTAATGCAGTCAGAATGTTTATTGGTCCCGCTGTTATGTATTCCATAGATACGATAATAAGATTGATTATTGTTGTCGCGATAATGGTTTCAATAAATTTTTCGCTCACGATTTATTCGCTGCTGCCTCTACCTATTTTATCTTATGGAGTTTATAGAATTGGAAAATTGATTCACGAGAAGTACACAAGGATTCAGGAAAATTTTTCTGAGTTAACCACACGAGCACAAGAAAATTTTTCAGGGATTCGTATCATCAAATCTTATGTGCGTGAAGAGAACGAAATAAAAAGATGGAATGAACTTAGTAAAGAATATCTTCGCAAGAATATGAATCTCGTTCGAATCCAGGCTTTAATTATGCCGATACTTTATATGATAACCGGCATCTCCATCATTGTTGTTATCTGGATCGGCGGGGGAAAAGTTATTAGCGGAGAAATGAATCTCGGTGATATTACTGCCTTTATAATTTACCTCGGAATTCTAATTTGGCCCGTAATTGCATTTGGCTGGGTGATGAATATTATTCAGCAGGGCGAAGCAAGTATGAAAAGATTAAACAAGATTTTAAATGAACCTTATGAGATTCAGGATCTATTATCAGCAGATATTACTGTAAAAGATTTAAAAGGTGAAATTGAATTTAGAAATGTTTCATTCAAATATTCAGAAGCACTGCCTGATATATTAAAAAACATTTATCTTAAAATTCCTGTTGGTTCAACACTGGCAATTGTTGGACATACAGGCTCGGGTAAAACAAGTTTGATTAATTTAATTCCAAGATTGTATGATGTTACTTCAGGAAATATTTTTATTGATGGTAAGGATATTAGGAATATTCCGCTCGATGTTCTAAGAACTAATGTTGCAGTTGTTCAGCAGGAGTCATTTTTATTCTCAGATTCAGTTTATGGAAATATTGCCTATGGATTAAGAGAAGTTGATAAACAAAAAGTTGAAGAAGTTTCTCGCATTGCAAACTTTAATAAAGATGTCGAATCCTTTCCCAAAGGTTATGAAACAATTGTTGGTGAAAGAGGAATAACATTTTCAGGCGGACAAAAACAAAGAGCATCACTTGCGCGTGCACTTGCTGTCGATCCCAAAATATTAATTCTTGATGATTCATTCTCTGCAGTTGATACACACACAGAAGAAGAAATTTTAAAAAACCTAAAAGAGTTTATGAAAGACAGAACAAGTATAATTATCAGCCATAGAATTTCTACTGTTAAAGATGCTGATAATATTGTTGTCCTTGCAGATGGAAAAATAGTTGAGCAAGGCACGCATGATGAGCTTGTTGAGTTAAATGGCCTTTATGCAGATTTGCATTACAAGCAATTATTGGAAAAAGAACTTGAAGAATTAAATTAA
- a CDS encoding ABC transporter ATP-binding protein, with amino-acid sequence MSDNKHDDEILGKAYDSKLMKRLLTYIKPYKKYVIIAILLNIFVASLGPLRPYLTKVAIDDYIVHSNYRGLIIIALLLFASLILQAVVQYFLTYYTQYLGQRTLYDIRTQIFEHTQKLALEFFDRTPIGRIVTRATNDVESLSELFSSGIVMVFSDVFIILWILGFMFFMDIPLSFVTLSVLPVLIYGTFLFRKKVRESYRDVRFHLARLNSYMQEHVTGMSVVQIFRKEADEFKKFSEINADHCEANIKSIFYYAIFFPSVELLSSIAIALIVWYGGGEVIQSTLTIGVLFAFIQYTEMFFRPIRDLSEKYNILQTSMASSERIFKLLDNQTFIKNPGDAVKLNGVSGKIEFKDVWFAYDDENYVLKNINFNINPGETVAIVGHTGAGKSTLINVLTRFYDINKGAVLLDGIDIRNVDKRDLRKYISIVLQDVFLFSGTVESNINMDNDQISMDKIIAAAKTVGADKFISNLPNQYDEEVKERGATLSVGQKQLISFARALAYDPKILILDEATSSIDTETEQLIQTAIEKLLVGRTAIVIAHRLSTIQNADKIIVMHKGEIREIGNHQELLAKRGIYYKLYQLQYKDQENIKAS; translated from the coding sequence ATGAGCGATAATAAACACGACGACGAAATATTAGGTAAAGCATACGACTCCAAGTTGATGAAGCGGCTTCTTACTTATATTAAGCCATACAAGAAGTATGTTATCATAGCAATATTGTTAAACATTTTTGTTGCCTCTCTTGGTCCGCTTCGTCCTTATCTTACCAAAGTTGCAATTGATGATTACATTGTTCACTCAAACTATCGCGGTTTGATAATAATCGCATTATTACTTTTTGCTTCCCTCATTCTACAAGCTGTTGTACAATATTTTTTAACTTACTACACACAATATCTCGGACAAAGAACCTTATATGATATCCGCACACAAATTTTTGAACACACACAAAAACTTGCGCTAGAATTTTTCGATCGCACACCGATTGGCAGAATTGTTACGCGCGCTACAAATGATGTGGAATCACTCAGCGAATTGTTTTCGTCCGGAATTGTAATGGTGTTTAGTGATGTATTTATAATACTGTGGATACTCGGCTTTATGTTCTTTATGGATATTCCTCTTTCCTTCGTTACACTTTCTGTACTTCCTGTTTTAATCTACGGAACGTTTCTATTTAGGAAAAAAGTTAGAGAAAGTTATCGTGATGTTCGCTTTCATCTTGCAAGATTAAATTCTTATATGCAGGAACACGTAACCGGAATGAGCGTAGTTCAGATTTTTAGAAAAGAAGCCGATGAGTTCAAAAAGTTTTCCGAGATAAATGCAGATCATTGTGAAGCAAATATTAAATCTATTTTTTATTATGCAATATTCTTTCCGAGTGTTGAGTTACTTAGCTCAATTGCAATTGCATTAATCGTTTGGTACGGCGGCGGAGAAGTAATCCAAAGTACCTTAACAATCGGCGTGCTGTTTGCGTTCATTCAATATACTGAAATGTTCTTCCGTCCCATTCGTGATCTTTCTGAAAAGTATAACATACTTCAAACTTCAATGGCTTCGTCGGAAAGAATTTTTAAACTGCTGGATAATCAAACATTTATAAAAAATCCCGGGGACGCCGTAAAGCTTAATGGAGTGTCGGGTAAAATTGAATTCAAAGATGTTTGGTTTGCGTATGATGATGAAAATTATGTTTTGAAAAATATCAACTTTAATATTAATCCCGGCGAAACAGTTGCAATAGTTGGTCACACGGGTGCAGGCAAATCTACTTTGATAAATGTTCTAACAAGATTTTACGACATAAACAAAGGTGCTGTTTTATTGGACGGAATTGATATTCGTAATGTTGATAAGCGTGATTTAAGAAAATATATTTCGATTGTTCTGCAGGATGTTTTTCTTTTTTCAGGAACCGTTGAATCAAATATTAATATGGATAACGATCAAATAAGTATGGATAAGATAATTGCCGCAGCAAAAACCGTCGGTGCAGATAAATTTATTTCCAATCTTCCTAATCAATACGATGAGGAAGTAAAAGAACGCGGTGCAACTTTAAGCGTGGGGCAAAAACAATTAATTTCTTTTGCCCGTGCTTTAGCTTATGATCCAAAAATCTTAATTTTGGATGAAGCAACTTCAAGCATTGATACAGAAACCGAGCAGTTGATTCAAACTGCAATTGAAAAACTTTTAGTTGGAAGAACAGCTATCGTAATAGCTCATCGTCTTTCAACAATACAAAATGCTGATAAAATAATTGTAATGCATAAAGGTGAAATAAGAGAAATTGGTAATCATCAGGAGCTGCTTGCAAAGCGCGGCATTTATTACAAGCTGTATCAACTGCAGTATAAAGATCAGGAAAATATTAAAGCGTCATAA
- the fbp gene encoding class 1 fructose-bisphosphatase, whose protein sequence is MPTVKFMTLARHIIEGERMHPEATGELSDLLHDLSLAAKVISLEVNKAGLIDIIGFTGSENVHGEKVKKLDILAHEMLVKAMDHGGHLCAMASEEEEDIIHIPDQFNVGKYVLLFDPLDGSSNIDANINIGTIFSIFKRKSPEGTRGTLADCLQRGVDQVAAGYVVYGSSTMLVYSTGHGVHGFTLDPSFGEFILSHEDIKIPEKGKIYSINEGNYLYWHPGLKKYIKYLQREDKETNRPYSGRYIGSMVADIHRTLLYGGIFMYPSDSRSPNGKLRLMYECNPMAYLVEAAGGRAINGKQRILEVQPSSLHQRVPIYIGSPYDVTVVEDFLKKEELGK, encoded by the coding sequence ATGCCTACAGTAAAATTCATGACTCTCGCCCGTCATATCATCGAAGGAGAAAGAATGCACCCCGAGGCAACCGGTGAACTTTCAGACCTTCTGCACGATCTATCTCTGGCTGCAAAAGTAATTTCGCTCGAAGTCAACAAAGCAGGTTTAATAGATATTATTGGCTTCACAGGCAGCGAAAATGTCCATGGAGAGAAAGTAAAAAAATTGGATATACTCGCTCACGAAATGCTTGTCAAAGCGATGGATCATGGAGGTCATCTTTGTGCAATGGCTTCGGAAGAGGAGGAGGATATTATTCACATACCCGATCAGTTTAATGTTGGCAAATACGTTCTTCTGTTTGATCCGCTTGACGGCTCATCAAATATTGATGCGAATATTAATATCGGAACTATTTTTTCTATATTCAAAAGAAAGAGTCCTGAAGGCACACGCGGTACACTTGCAGATTGTTTGCAGAGAGGTGTAGATCAGGTTGCTGCAGGGTATGTTGTTTATGGATCAAGTACAATGCTGGTGTACTCTACCGGTCATGGCGTGCATGGATTTACGCTTGACCCCTCCTTCGGCGAATTTATTCTCTCACACGAAGACATAAAAATTCCTGAGAAAGGAAAAATCTACAGCATCAACGAAGGTAATTATTTGTACTGGCATCCCGGTCTAAAAAAATACATTAAATATTTACAGCGCGAAGATAAAGAAACAAACAGACCATACTCCGGTCGTTACATCGGTTCGATGGTTGCTGATATTCATCGCACATTACTTTACGGCGGAATATTTATGTACCCCTCCGATTCAAGAAGTCCCAATGGCAAATTAAGATTGATGTATGAATGCAACCCGATGGCTTATTTAGTTGAAGCAGCAGGTGGACGGGCAATCAACGGCAAACAAAGAATTTTAGAAGTACAGCCATCAAGCCTTCACCAACGAGTACCGATTTATATCGGCAGTCCTTATGATGTAACTGTAGTTGAAGATTTCTTGAAGAAAGAAGAACTTGGTAAATAG